The DNA window GTGCGAGAGGCTTCGCACCTGGTAGTGGTTGACGTTGGGCGCCTGGTCGAGCTTGTCCGTGATCCGCGAGACCTTCTCGAGGAAGTCGTAGTCGTAGATCTGGCCTTCCTTCTTGATCACCGCGATCGCGATGAACGAGGCCGATCCGAACTTGCCAGAGAACTTGTCCTGCGCGTGGATGTACGGGTGCTCGGGATAGGTCTTGCGCACGTTCGCGTCGACGCGGAACCGCGCCTTCACGCCGAGCAGGAGCTCGCCCTCGCCGGTCTCGCTGCGTGCCGCGGTGTAGTTGTAGTAGGCGGCGTTCACCAGCGGAAACGCGAAGAAGACCGCGATGCTGAGCAGCGTCATCAGCGTCGCGAAGCGGTACTTCATGATGAAGCGGCCAAAGCGCATCGAGAACGCGCTCTCGGGCAGGTTCTCCTCGACGGGACCGCGATCGGGCTTCTGATCCGACATTCTCACTCCCCCGCGCCGGTGGCCGGAATCTGCTCCGGCTGCGGCAGGATCTCGAACCAGCTGAGTCCAGCGTCGGTCGAGCGCAGCACGTTCCCGGCTGCGCCGACCATCCAGCACACGCTCGGCGTTCCGCAGATCACGTCGCGGAAGTATCCGTGCTTGTCGGCCGGGAAGCGGCCCTTGCCGTCCTCGTCGCCCAGGCGGCTGAAAGTCGCGCCGCCGTCGTCGCTGATCCGGCGCACGCCCTTCTCACCGACCACGACCAGGTTGGATTCCGCGAACACGCCCGAGAACAGCGCCTGCTTCGAACCGCTCGGCAGGTAGTTCCAGGTCCGCCCGCCGTCGCTGGAGCGGAGCAGCACGCCGCCCAGGCCCGCGATCAGGCCATTGTCCGCGTCCTTGAACTTCACGTCGAAGAGGAACGGCGTCTCGATCACCTGGATCCGCAGCGCGGGAACCGGCGAGAGCTTGTGCTCCGCGAACGCCTTCATGTCGACGCCTTCCTGATCGAGCGGCGTCGCGTTCTTGATCTTGATGCGATCCTGGTTGATGCCCTCGTTCTCCAGGAACTTCTGGATCTCGTCGGCGCGCTCGTCGGCCAGGAACGTGTCGCCGCGCGCGCGCAGCTCCTGGGCCGTGATCAGCCCCTCGAGCTCGATGCGCAGGTACGGCTTCTGCTCCAGCACCTTCGTCGCCGCGAAGATCTGCTCCCAGCGCTCCTTCGGCACCTTCTTCTCGCCCTGCGGGAAGACGATCTCGTCGAAGCTGACCGTGCCGACGATCTGCCCGCGCGCCCAGGTCTCGCCGCCGTCCTCGGTGCGGTAGATGTGGCCGTACTCGCCGGCCATCCAGCCGAGCTTCTGGTCCACGAAGAAGACGTCGTTCAGGAAGACGTCGTCGTAGAGCTTCTCGCCGCGCTCGAACGCATCGAGCTCGTCGTCGGAGAGGTACTTGAAGCTCGGGTGATCCTCGGTGAGCAGGAAGGAGCGGTCCTGCCAGGTCTTGCCGGCGTCGGCCGTGAAGTAGCGACCGCCCCAGTCCCCGACCGCCCAGGCCGTGTTCGCGTCGATCGCCGTGATCGCGAACAGGTGCTGCGCCGGCTTGCGCGGGATGCTCTGCGGCTCCCAGGTGTCACCGCCGTCGGTGGTGTGGATCACGAATCCGCGCCGGCCCACGGCCCAGCCGTTCTTCTCGTCGGCGAAGTCGATGTCGTAGATCGACTGGTCGGTCAGGCTGTCGAGCTTTCGCCAGCTCTTTCCGCCGTCGGTGGTGCGGTAGATCGCGCCGAAGTAGCCGCCCGCCCACATGTGCTCGGTGCCGATCGCGGTGACGGCGTAGAGATCGTCCGGCAGGTCGATCGCCCCCTCCGCGTACTTCTCCTCGTAGGACTCCTCCACGCAGCCGCTGGAGAGCAACGCGAACAGTCCGAGGCAGCCGACGGCGCACAATCTTCGCGCGATGAACAACCTGCTCAATGCCCCTCCCCGTCGAACCCCGCGGCGCTTCGCGCCGCGGCCAGAAGCGAAATCGATCCGGCCCTACCGGCGCACAGGTCGCAGAAGCCCCCCTAGGGAGAAGTCTTTCGATCGCGATGACCGGTGGCCGTTTCTATTACGTGGGCTAACTTGGTGTCAAGCTTACGAGCCGATCCGACACAGGAATGTGCAGCTCTCGCGCAAGTTTCCGGGCTACGAGAGGACGCAATGATGCGTCGCGTCTAGACTCCGCCGCATGACGGCATACGCGAGCTCGGAGCGGCGGCGCCGTTTTCCGCTCGCGAGCCTCGCGGGCGCCGCGCTGCGCGCGGCAGCGAGCAACGTCGGGCCGCTGGCGGGCCGCCGGACGCGCGCGGAGCGCGAAGCGGAGGCCGGGCGCAGGATCGCCGCGGAGCTCGGCTCGCTTCGCGGGGTCTACACGAAGCTGGGCCAGCAGCTGGCGATCCGCGCGGACGCACTTTCGGACGAGTTTCGCGCGCCCTTCGGCGCGCTCGCCGACTCCGCGCCGCCGGTTCCCTTCGAGCAGATCCGCGCGGAGCTCGCGCGCGCGCTCGGGACGGCGGAGCGCTTCGCGTGGATCGATCCCCGGCCGCTCGGCACGGCCTCGATCGCGCAGGTGCACCGCGCGCGCCTGCGCGGCGGGGAGCAGGTCGCGGTCAAGGTGCGCCACGCCGAGCTCACGCCCGAGCGGGTCGAGCGCGATCTGCGCGGCCTGCGGCGAGTCGCCTGGCTGCTCGGTCCATGGCTCGGCCGCGGCGACGCCGGCGAGCTCGTCGACGAGCTCTCCGAAGCGTTGCTGAACGAGATCGACTTCGAGCGCGAAGGGCAGGCCGCCGAATCGATCGCGCGCGATCTCGCCGACGATTCCCGGGTGTTGGTGCCGCGCGTGCACTGGGAGGCGACCACGCGAAGCGTGCTCACGCTCGACTACGTCGCGAGGCTGCGGATCGACGATCGCCCTGCCCTCGAGGCGCGCGGCGTCGCGGCCGAGGCGGTGCTCGCGATCGTCGCGGACGCCTACGGCCGGCAGATCTTCGGCCACGGGCTATTCCACGCCGACCCCCACGCCGGAAACCTCTACGTGGTCGACGAGCCCGGCCCCGAGCCGCGCGTCCTGTTCATCGATTTCGGCCTGGCGCAGCGCCTCTCGCCGCAGCTTCGCGAAGAGCTGCGCCTGGGCATGAAAGCGCTGCTCGCCCGAGACGTCGACGCGCTGCTCGCCGGACTCGGGCGCTCGAACGCGCTCCTGCCGGGCCGCGAGGCCGAGGCGCGCGCGGCCCTCGCCGCCGCGCTGGACGCCGGAGCCGCCCGAGCGCTGGGCGCGAACGCCGCGGGCATCCAGGCGCTCACGGGGCTCGGCAAGCGGCTGCTGCGCGAGAGCCGCGCCTTCCGTGTGCCGAGAGAGCTGCTGCTCTGGGCGCGCACGCTCGCGCACGTCTACGCGCTGTTCGGAAGGATCGCGCCGGACACGGATCCGATGCGGCGCCTGCTGCCGCATCTGCTGCGCTTCGTCAGCGAGCCCGCGGCTACTCGATGATCTGATCGCGGATCAGCTTGGCGATGATCTCGAGCGTGCGGACGCGGTCCGAGGTCGAAAGGCTGATCAGATCTGCGATCGAGAGCCGGCCGTCGACCTGCGCGAGCATGAAGCCTTCGTCCGGCTTGAGCTTCAATTTCATGATCTCGGCGGTGCTGATGCGCCGGCGCAGCACCCGCCCCTGGTCCCCGATCTCCTTGGCCCAGGTCTGCGCGCGCTCGTTGCGGACGAGCTGCAGGTAGCCCTGTACGTCGAGCCGGGACGGCTGCGACTTCGCGACGTCGTTCAGCTCGCGCCAGGCGTCGTCGAAGCGGCCCTCCTTGTACGACTGCAGGGCGAGCTGCAGCTGCGTGTCGGGGTCGTCTTCGGCGTCGAACTCGATGATCGGACCGCTTTTCGGCGTGTCGTCGTCGTCGGTGACGATCCGCCCGGTCGGGGCCGGCTGCGCGGGCCGACCCGCCGCGGGGCCGGTGGCGCGCGGGCCCGCCGTGACGGGAGCCGGCGGCTTGCGCGCGCCGCCGTTCTCTTCGTACGCGGTCTCGAGGTAGTCGTGCACCGCCTGGTTCTCGGGGTCGAGCGCGCGAGCCTGCTCCCAGCACGAGATCGCGCCGTCGAGATCGCCCAACCCGTAGTGGTTGAGCCCTCGCTTCAGCAGGCGCGTCACTTCATCGTGTCGTGAGTTGCTCAAAGCTTCCCGTCCTAGCCCCGAACCGCGACCTCGTCGCTCTGACCGTACTGTCGCGCCAGCCGCTCGATCTCGTCTGGCGAGAGCGTGCCGCGCGGGTTGACCTGGATCGACTGCGCGCGCCCCGTCGCCAGATCGCGGGCCGAGACCGAGACGATGCCGTTCGCGTCGATGTCGAAGGTGACCTCGATCTCGGGCGCGCCCTTCGGGCCGACGGGAATTCCCGCCAGCACGAACTCGCCGAGTAGATCGTTCTCGTCGGCGAGGTCGCTCTCGCCCTGCAGCACGCGGATCTTCACGGCGGTCTGGTTGTCGCGCGTGGTCGTGAAGGTCTCCTGGCGCGAGGTCGGCACCGTTTTGTTGCGGTCGATCAGGCGTGCGAAGTGCCCGCCGAAGGTCGCGATGCCCAGCGAGAGCGGCGTCACGTCGACCAGCAGCGGACCCTCCTTCTCCTCGGTGAGCATCGCGGCCTGGATCGCCGCGCCCACCGCCACGACCTCGTCGGGGTTCACGCCCTTGTGGGGCGTCTTTCCGAAGAGCTGCGCGACGAAGCGCTGCACCAGCGGCATTCGCGTCTGCCCGCCCACCAGCAGGACCTGATCGATCTGCGCGGGCGTGACCTTCGCGTCCTCGAGCGCGCGCTGCACGATGCCGCGCGTGCGCTCGACGAGCTCGCCGGTGAGCTCCTCGAGCTTCTCGCGCGTGAGCACGACGCTCATGTGCAGCGCGTTCTCCTCGGCGTCCGCCGCGATGAACGGCAGGTTGATCTCGCTCGAGGTCACCTGCGACAGATCGCACTTCGCCTTCTCCGCCGCGTCCTTCAGCCGCTGCAGCGCCATCGTGTCGCTGCCCAGATCGACCCCCTCCTTGTCGCGGAAAGAGGCGAGCAGGTGGCGGACGACGATCCGGTCGAAGTCCTCGCCGCCGAGCTGCGTGTCGCCGCTCGTCGCCAGAACCTCGATCACGCCCTTTCCCATCTGCAGGATCGAGATGTCGAAGGTGCCGCCGCCGAGGTCGTAGACGGCGACCGTCTCGGTCTTGTCGCGGCCGAACCCGTAGGCGAGCGCGGCGGCGGTCGGCTCGTTGATGATGCGCAGCAGCTCGAGGCCCGCGATCCGGCCGGCGTCGCGTGTGGTCTGTCGCTGGGCGTCGTTGAAGTACGCGGGCACCGTGATGACCGCCTGCTGCACCGTATCGCCGAGGTACTCCTCGGCGACGCGCTTCATCTCGCGCAGCACGATGCCGGAGATCTCGGGGATCGTGTACACGCGGCCGGCGACGCGCACGCGCACGTCGTTGTTCGGGCCCTCGGTGAGCTCGTACGGAAGGAGCTGCCTGAAGCTCGCGACTTCCGGCGAGTCGTACGAGCGCCCGATCAGCCGCTTCGCCGCGTACACGGTGTTCCTGGCGTTGGTGACCGCCTGTCGCTTCGCGAGGTGGCCGACCAGGCGCTTGTCCTCCTCGGTCACGGCGAAGATCGATGGCGTGGTCTTGTAGCCGCCGGTATTCGGGATCACCACCGGCTGGCCCTCTTCGAGGATGGCCACGCACGAGTTCGTCGTACCCAGGTCGATTCCGATCACTCGACTCATCGTCTTTTCCTCACGACTCGCAACGCTTCATAGTGTCTGCAACGCCACGCGGATCTCTTTGTCCAATGGATCGAGCTCCCAGGCCCGCTGCAGGTGCTTGCGCGCCTTCTGCGGCTCGCCGATGCGGCGGTAGATCGTCCCCAGCGATTTCCGGAAGCGCACGTTGTCCTCGTCGAGCGAGGCGGCGCGCTCGCCGTAGAGCGCCGCCTTCGCGAGGTCGCTGCCGAGATCGGCCAGGAGGTTCGAGAGCCGGTGCGCGAGCTCCGCGTCCGTCGGGCAGAGCTGCGAGGCCTCCTCGAGCAGCTCTGCGGCGCCGACGCGATCTCCGTGCAGCAGCAGCTCCGCCTTGCGCCGCACGTCCGCCGCGCGCTCGGCATTCGCGCGCGGGAGCAGGTCGGCCAGCTCGTCGTGGTACTGCTTCTCGCGCGGGTCGAAGGCGAGCGCCAGCTCGACGAGCTGCGCGGCGCGCGCCCAGTCGCCGGCCGTCTTTTGCTGCAGCGCCGCGTCGAAGTGCTTGCGCGCGCGCGCGCGGCTCTGCTCGAGCGCTTTCTCGAGCGAGCCGAGCACGAGCCCCGGCGACTGCAGGCCGAGGCGATTGCGCAGCGACGAGCCGCGGCCGGCGGGCGACGGCGGAGCCCGGCGCGGCGCGACCTGCGCCTGCGCGGCCGTCGGCTTGGGCTTCGCGGCGGTCTTGGCCTCGGGCAGCGACTTCTGGTAGCTGGAGCGGAGCTTCGGATCCCGGAGCACGTCGTGCGCAGCGACGATGCGCTTGTAGATCTCGGTCAGCAGCGCTCCGTACGCGCCGAGCTGCTTGGTGAAGTAGCGGTCCGGGTGGAAGCGCTTGGAGCGCTCGAAGAACGCGTCGCGGATCTCGTCGCCCGAGGCGTCGCGCGCGACGCCGAGCAGCTGGAAGTAGTCGAGCTCGGGAAGCGTTCGCGCGAGCTCCCGGATCTCCGCCTGGAACGCGTCCGGCAGATCGACGCGCACGTTCGTCCGCGCTGCCTCGAGCGAGGCCGCATCACGATCGTGGCTCGAGCTCATCCTGCCTCCACTCCGATGCGCAATTCCGCATCGAAGCTATCGGGGAGGCTCGAACCGAAGTTGAGAGCGCCGGTCACCAAACGCCGCGATTGGCGGCGCTGTCGCAGCCCCTCGACGCGGGCGGCTAGGCGCCCGCGATCAGCCGCTCCAGGATCGCCTTCTGGGCGTGCAGGCGATTCTCGGCCTGGTCGAAGACGATCGCGCGTTCCGACTCGAAGACCTCGGCGGTGATCTCCTCGCCGCGGTGCGCCGGAAGGCAGTGCAGGAGCTTGGCGTGCGCGGGCGCGGCCGCGAGCAGCTCCGCGTTGATCTGGAACGGGCGGAAGACCTTCCGCCGCTCCTCCGCCTCGGCCTCCTGCCCCATGCTGGCCCAGACGTCCGTGTAGACGAAGCCCGCTCCCTTTACCGCCGACAGCGGCTCGTCGACCAGGCGGATCTGTCCGCCGTTGTGCGCGGCCAGCCGGCTCGCGCTCGCCAGGATTCCCGCGTCGGGCCCGTAGCCCTTCGGCGTGCAGACGACCATGCGCATGCCCAGGCACCCGGCCAGGTTCAGGAGCGAATGACACATGTTGTTTCCGTCGCCGACGTAGCAGAGCTCGTCGCGGCGCAGGTCGCCGTGCTCCAGGATCGTGAGCGCGTCGGCCATCGCCTGGCAGGGGTGCAGCAGATCCGTGAGCGCGTTCACCACCGGAACGCTCGCGTGCTTCGCGAGCGTCGCGATCACCTCGTGGCCGTAGGTGCGCGCGACGATCGCATGGCACCAGCGCGAGAGGTTGCGCGCGACGTCCTCGGGCGGCTCGCGCTCTCCGATCTGGACCTGCCCGGGCGGCAGATAGACCGGGTACCCGCCGAGCTCGACGACCCCGACCTCGAAGGTCACGAACGTGCGCAGACTCGGCTTGGCGAAGTAGAGCAGCACCGAGCAGCCGCGCAGCGGATCCACCGGCACCCGGCGCCGGCGCAGGTCCTTCAGCTCCGCCGCGCGCGCGAGCATGCGTTCGATCTCCTCGCGCGGCCAGTCCGCGATCGAGAGGAAATCCTTGGGCGCCTTCTCAGCGGGCGGCATCTCGAACCAGCTTCGTGCCGACGCCGACGTCGGTGAAGATCTCGAGCAGCAGCGCATGCGGCACGCGTCCGTCGATCACGTGCGCGGCGGTCACGCCGTGCTCGAGCGCGTGCACCGCGCACTCGAGCTTCGGGATCATTCCGCCCTTCACGGTGCCGTCGGCGATCGCCGCGCGGACCTGCGTCTCGCTCATCTGCGCGATCAGCGTCTTCGCCTCGTCCAGCACGCCGACGACGTCCGTGAGCAGGATCAGCTTCTCGGCCGAGAGCGCCTCCGCGATCGCGCCGGCCGCCGTGTCCGCGTTCACGTTGTACGTCGCGCCTGCGGCGTCGACGCCCACCGGCGCGATCACCGGGATGAACCCGTCCTTGGTGAGCGTGCGGATAGCCGAGACGTCGACGCTCTCCGGAGTCCCGACGCGGCCGAGGTCGCGCCCGCCCGGGCCGAGCAGCGTGCGCACGCGCAGGAAGCCGCCCGCGTCCTTGCCGGTGAGCCCGATCGCCTGGCCGCCGGCCTCGCCGATCAGCGAGACGATCTCGGCGTTGATCTGACCGCCGAGCACCATCTCGACCACCTCCATGGTCTCGTCGTCCGTGACGCGCACTCCGTCGACGAACTCGGACTGCTTTCCGAGTCGCGCGAGCATGCGTCCGATCTGCGGGCCGCCGCCGTGGACGATCACCGGCCGCAGCCCGATGAACCGGAGAAGTGTCACGTCCTTGGCGAACGACGCCTTGAGCGCGTCGTTCTCCATCGCGGCGCCGCCGTACTTGACGACCACGGTCTTGTCGCCGAACGCACGGATGTACGGCAGCACCTCGACCAGGATCTTCGCCTTGCGGATCAGCTCTTCCATCTGCGCCTACAGGATGAACCGGGACAGCTCCCGGTCGCCCGCGATGTCGGCGAGGTGGTCGCGAACGCGCGCGGCGTCGAAGCTGACCGGGGCTCCGGCCGAATCGGGCGCCTCGAAGAGCGTCTCGTCCAGCAATCGCTCGAGAACCGTGTGGAGCCTGCGCGCACCGATGTTCTCGGTCGACTGGTTCACCAGCGCCGCGATCCGCGCGATCTCGCGAATCGCGTCCGGCTTGAACGAGAGCTCGACGCCCTCGGTCGCGAGCAACGCCCGGTACTGCTTCACGAGCGCATTGTGCGGCTCCTCGAGGATCCGCACAAACGCCGCCTCGTCCAGGCTCTCGAGCTCCACCCGGATCGGAAAGCGGCCCTGCAGCTCGGGAATCAGATCGGACGGGCGCGAGGTGTGGAAGGCGCCGGCGGCGATGAACAGCACGTGGTCGGTGCGCACGGTTCCGTGCTTGGTCGCGACGCTGGTGCCCTCGACGATCGGCAGCAGATCCCGCTGCACGCCCTCGCGCGAGACGTCCGGACCTCCGTGCCCCTCGCGCCGGGCGATCTTGTCGATCTCGTCGATGAAGACGATCCCGCTCTGCTCGACGCGGTGCACGGCCTTCTCGCGGATCGCTTCGCTGTCGAGCATTCGCCCGGCCTCGTCGTCGCGGAGCAGCTCGCGCGCCTGCGCGACCTTCACGCGCCGGGGCCGCGTCTTCTTCGGCAGCAGGCCGCCCATCATGTCCTTCAGCGCGACGCCCAGATCCCCCGCGCCCGGCGGCGCGAACAGGTCGATCCCCGGCCCGGCGCGGTCGGGCAGATCGATCTCGACCTCGCGCTCCTCGAGCTCGCCCGCGCGCAGCAGCTCGCGCATCCGCTCGCGCGTGGTGTCGAGACCGGTGATCGCGCCGGGCTTGCGCGGAAACAGCGCGTCGAGCAGGCGCTCCTCGGCGATCCGCTCGGCGGACGCGCGAACCTTCTCCAGCTCCTCTTCGCGCACGAGCGCGAGCCCGACCTCGACCAGATCGCGCACGATCGACTCGACGTCCCGGCCCACGTAGCCGACCTCGGTGAACTTCGAGGCCTCGACCTTGCAGAACGGCGCTGCCGCGAGCTTCGCGAGCCGCCGCGCGATCTCGGTCTTGCCGACGCCGGTCGGGCCGATCATCAGGATGTTCTTGGGCTGGATCTCGTCGCGCAGCTCCCCTTCGACCTGCTGCCGGCGCCAGCGATTGCGCAGCGCGATCGCGACGGCGCGCTTCGCCGCGTTCTGGCCGACGATGAAGCGATCGAGCTCGGACACCACCTCGCGCGGCGTGAACGTCTTCACGAGCCGAGTTCCTCGACCGTGATCTGGTCGTTGGTGTACAGGCAGATCTCCGCGGCGATGCGCAGCGCGCGCTCGGCGATCTCGCGCGCGGAGAGCTCCGTCGCGTCGACGAGCGCCCGGGCCGCCGCGAGCGCGTACGGGCCGCCGGAGCCGATCGCGGTCACGCTGCCGTCCGGCTCGATCACGTCGCCGTTTCCCGAGATCACCAGCAGATCCTGAGCGTCGGCGACGATCAGCAGCGCCTCGAGCCGGCGCATCATCCGATCGGTGCGCCAGTCCTTGGCGAGCTCGACGGCGGCGCGGCGCAGGATCCCGCCCCGCTCCTCGAGCTTCGCCTCGAAGCGCTCCGCCAGCGCGAACGCGTCGGCGGTGGACCCCGCGAAGCCGGCGAGCACGCTGCCGCCGCGCAGGCGCTGGATCTTGCGCGCGTTGCGCTTCATCACCGTGCTGCCCATCGTCACCTGACCATCGCCGGCGAGCACGACGCGCCCGGCTCGGCGCACCGCGACGACCGTGGTTCCGTGGAATTCGATCGCTTTCGTCATGGGCTCCCGGTTCCCTTCGCGCGAGGGTGCGCCTGCCGGTAGACCCGCGCCAGCCGCTCCGCCGAGACGTGGGTATAGCGCTGCGTCGTGGAGAGCCGCTCGTGCCCGAGCAGCTCCTGGATCGCGCGCAGGTCGACCTCGGCGTCGAGCAGGTGCGTCGCGTAGGAGTGCCGCAGCGTGTGGGGGCTCGCCGGCCGCGCGATTCCGGCCAGCAGCATCCTGCGGCGCAGGATCACGCGCACGCCGCGCTCGGAGAGCGCGAGCCCGCGCGCGTTCGTGAACAGGGGCTTCGCGAGCAGGCCCTGCGGCTCGCGGAGCGCGAGCCAGGCCGTGAGCGCCTCTCGCGCCTTTGCGGGCACCGGAACGATCCGCTCCTTGTGGCCCTTGCCGAGCACGCGCAGCTCGTGGCGGTCGGCGTGCCAGTCGCGAACGCGCAGTCGCGCGAGCTCACCGACGCGCAGACCGGTCCCGTAGAGCAGCTCGAATAGCGCGCGGTCGCGGACCGCGAGCTTCGGCGCGCGACCGCGCTCCTCGACCTCGACCAGGGTCTCGCAGTCCTCGGCCGAGAGCGGCGCCGGCAGCCGGCGCTCCGCCTTCGGTCCGGGCAGGCCCTCGGTCGGATCGGCCGCACGCGCGCCGCTGCGCACGCGGAAGCGGAAGAACGAGCGGAGCGCCGCGAGCCGGCGGTTTCGCGTCGAGGGCTTGTGCGCGCGGTGGAAGCTCGCCAGGTAGGAGCGGACCGAGAGCGCGTCGATCTGGTCGAGCCCGCCGCAGCGCTGGCACTCGGGGCGCTCGGCCAGGCGCTCGGCCTCGGAGAGGTACGCGCGGAGCGTGTGCTTGGAGAGCCCGCGCTCCGCTCCGAGGTAGCGGCCGAAGGCGGCGAGCGCGCTCGCGTCGTCGCTCGTCACGGTGCCTCGCGCACGGCGCCGACCTCGACCGTCCACGGCTCGAGCGCCTCCAGCGCGCGCGCGGCGATGCGGCCGTTGCGCTCGCGACGCGGTGCGCGCGCGGCCGAGCCCTCGAGCGGCGGGAACAGGCCGAAGTTCACGTTCATCGGCTGGAAGTGGCGCGGATCGGCCTCGCGCAGGTGTCGGAGCAGCGCGCCGAGCGCCGTCGTCGCGGGCGGGAGCGGCGCGACGCCGCGGCGCGCCTTCGCGGCGACGAAGATCCCCGCGAGCAAGCCGAGCGCCGCCGACTCGACGTAGCCCTCGACGCCGGCCATCTGGCCGGCGAAGTGGAGCCCGGGTCGGCTCCGGTGCTCGAGCCGCTCGTCGAGAAGCTCGGGCGCACGGATGAAGGTGTTGC is part of the Deltaproteobacteria bacterium genome and encodes:
- a CDS encoding AarF/ABC1/UbiB kinase family protein, which encodes MTAYASSERRRRFPLASLAGAALRAAASNVGPLAGRRTRAEREAEAGRRIAAELGSLRGVYTKLGQQLAIRADALSDEFRAPFGALADSAPPVPFEQIRAELARALGTAERFAWIDPRPLGTASIAQVHRARLRGGEQVAVKVRHAELTPERVERDLRGLRRVAWLLGPWLGRGDAGELVDELSEALLNEIDFEREGQAAESIARDLADDSRVLVPRVHWEATTRSVLTLDYVARLRIDDRPALEARGVAAEAVLAIVADAYGRQIFGHGLFHADPHAGNLYVVDEPGPEPRVLFIDFGLAQRLSPQLREELRLGMKALLARDVDALLAGLGRSNALLPGREAEARAALAAALDAGAARALGANAAGIQALTGLGKRLLRESRAFRVPRELLLWARTLAHVYALFGRIAPDTDPMRRLLPHLLRFVSEPAATR
- a CDS encoding tetratricopeptide repeat protein — encoded protein: MTRLLKRGLNHYGLGDLDGAISCWEQARALDPENQAVHDYLETAYEENGGARKPPAPVTAGPRATGPAAGRPAQPAPTGRIVTDDDDTPKSGPIIEFDAEDDPDTQLQLALQSYKEGRFDDAWRELNDVAKSQPSRLDVQGYLQLVRNERAQTWAKEIGDQGRVLRRRISTAEIMKLKLKPDEGFMLAQVDGRLSIADLISLSTSDRVRTLEIIAKLIRDQIIE
- the dnaK gene encoding molecular chaperone DnaK → MSRVIGIDLGTTNSCVAILEEGQPVVIPNTGGYKTTPSIFAVTEEDKRLVGHLAKRQAVTNARNTVYAAKRLIGRSYDSPEVASFRQLLPYELTEGPNNDVRVRVAGRVYTIPEISGIVLREMKRVAEEYLGDTVQQAVITVPAYFNDAQRQTTRDAGRIAGLELLRIINEPTAAALAYGFGRDKTETVAVYDLGGGTFDISILQMGKGVIEVLATSGDTQLGGEDFDRIVVRHLLASFRDKEGVDLGSDTMALQRLKDAAEKAKCDLSQVTSSEINLPFIAADAEENALHMSVVLTREKLEELTGELVERTRGIVQRALEDAKVTPAQIDQVLLVGGQTRMPLVQRFVAQLFGKTPHKGVNPDEVVAVGAAIQAAMLTEEKEGPLLVDVTPLSLGIATFGGHFARLIDRNKTVPTSRQETFTTTRDNQTAVKIRVLQGESDLADENDLLGEFVLAGIPVGPKGAPEIEVTFDIDANGIVSVSARDLATGRAQSIQVNPRGTLSPDEIERLARQYGQSDEVAVRG
- the argF gene encoding ornithine carbamoyltransferase, translating into MPPAEKAPKDFLSIADWPREEIERMLARAAELKDLRRRRVPVDPLRGCSVLLYFAKPSLRTFVTFEVGVVELGGYPVYLPPGQVQIGEREPPEDVARNLSRWCHAIVARTYGHEVIATLAKHASVPVVNALTDLLHPCQAMADALTILEHGDLRRDELCYVGDGNNMCHSLLNLAGCLGMRMVVCTPKGYGPDAGILASASRLAAHNGGQIRLVDEPLSAVKGAGFVYTDVWASMGQEAEAEERRKVFRPFQINAELLAAAPAHAKLLHCLPAHRGEEITAEVFESERAIVFDQAENRLHAQKAILERLIAGA
- the argB gene encoding acetylglutamate kinase, encoding MEELIRKAKILVEVLPYIRAFGDKTVVVKYGGAAMENDALKASFAKDVTLLRFIGLRPVIVHGGGPQIGRMLARLGKQSEFVDGVRVTDDETMEVVEMVLGGQINAEIVSLIGEAGGQAIGLTGKDAGGFLRVRTLLGPGGRDLGRVGTPESVDVSAIRTLTKDGFIPVIAPVGVDAAGATYNVNADTAAGAIAEALSAEKLILLTDVVGVLDEAKTLIAQMSETQVRAAIADGTVKGGMIPKLECAVHALEHGVTAAHVIDGRVPHALLLEIFTDVGVGTKLVRDAAR
- the hslU gene encoding ATP-dependent protease ATPase subunit HslU — translated: MKTFTPREVVSELDRFIVGQNAAKRAVAIALRNRWRRQQVEGELRDEIQPKNILMIGPTGVGKTEIARRLAKLAAAPFCKVEASKFTEVGYVGRDVESIVRDLVEVGLALVREEELEKVRASAERIAEERLLDALFPRKPGAITGLDTTRERMRELLRAGELEEREVEIDLPDRAGPGIDLFAPPGAGDLGVALKDMMGGLLPKKTRPRRVKVAQARELLRDDEAGRMLDSEAIREKAVHRVEQSGIVFIDEIDKIARREGHGGPDVSREGVQRDLLPIVEGTSVATKHGTVRTDHVLFIAAGAFHTSRPSDLIPELQGRFPIRVELESLDEAAFVRILEEPHNALVKQYRALLATEGVELSFKPDAIREIARIAALVNQSTENIGARRLHTVLERLLDETLFEAPDSAGAPVSFDAARVRDHLADIAGDRELSRFIL
- the hslV gene encoding ATP-dependent protease subunit HslV — encoded protein: MTKAIEFHGTTVVAVRRAGRVVLAGDGQVTMGSTVMKRNARKIQRLRGGSVLAGFAGSTADAFALAERFEAKLEERGGILRRAAVELAKDWRTDRMMRRLEALLIVADAQDLLVISGNGDVIEPDGSVTAIGSGGPYALAAARALVDATELSAREIAERALRIAAEICLYTNDQITVEELGS
- a CDS encoding tyrosine recombinase XerC produces the protein MDGRGRRRARGTVTSDDASALAAFGRYLGAERGLSKHTLRAYLSEAERLAERPECQRCGGLDQIDALSVRSYLASFHRAHKPSTRNRRLAALRSFFRFRVRSGARAADPTEGLPGPKAERRLPAPLSAEDCETLVEVEERGRAPKLAVRDRALFELLYGTGLRVGELARLRVRDWHADRHELRVLGKGHKERIVPVPAKAREALTAWLALREPQGLLAKPLFTNARGLALSERGVRVILRRRMLLAGIARPASPHTLRHSYATHLLDAEVDLRAIQELLGHERLSTTQRYTHVSAERLARVYRQAHPRAKGTGSP